The sequence below is a genomic window from Saccopteryx leptura isolate mSacLep1 chromosome 3, mSacLep1_pri_phased_curated, whole genome shotgun sequence.
GTGGGTTCCAGACTAACAGCTAAAATAATATGATGTGGCTGTGAGACATTCATCACGTCATTACTTTGAGacaatttcctcatctctaaagatGAGTACAATAGTACCTACTTCACAGGAGCATGGTTTCAATGTAAGGGATGtctaaacctgtaagaatttgtatgaatttgagtcaaactgacagttgccaggaagcaaagtctcaatggattgagaaaatgctcaagagaatggcagttttgcacctTATTTTATACGTTAGAATTCAAAGCTGAAGACGTAgggggggttacatgaaatccattggtgatagattagggagataGGAGAAAGTAAAGCccgggaaatctctgggattgggtgAAAGGTAAACTGATTAGACATTATTTTTACATAGGTgggtataggatagttaacagCATAACAATGAGATTTGTGATCCCATGCTCTGGTGGGAGATTGTGCCCTAAAGAGTCTGGAAGAAGGAAATTACCCTGACAGTCCAAAGATTTGTTATaggtagatgcagaaaaatagtaggctgcctgaccaggcggtggcgcagtggatagagcatcggactaggatgcggaaggacccaggttcgagacccccaggtcgccagcttgagcgtgggctcatctggtgtgagaaaaagctcaccagcttggacccaaggttgctgactcaagcaaggggttactcagtctgctgaagacccacagtcaaggcacatatgagaaagcaatcaacgaacaactaaggtgttgcaacgaaaaactgatgattgatgcttctcatctctttccgttcctttctgtctgtccctatctatccctctctctgactctcccccctgactggggatccacccagcaactcccatctgaggctgatactccacccatctggggccatgctcccaaccaagctatttttagcacctgaggtgcaggctccatggagccatccttagtgctcaggctgatgtgcttgaaccagtcaagccatggctgtagtaGGGGGAgagtggggttgggggaaggagtggagaagcaaatagtcgcttctcctgtgtgccctgaccaggaattgaacgcaggacatccacatgcccagccaatggtctaccactgagccaaccgatcaGGGCCTAGCAATTCTTTATTCCCAAATAGACCCATTTTGCTGGAGAAATATCAGGCTATTTGTTTAAGATCAACACAAATAAACTATAAAAGTATGTAGTAAAAATTTCCCTCCCACGTTGGTCCCCGTTCACCAATAAGGTAACTATTCCTATTAGTTTATCAGTTTAGAGAGTTTTAAACAATTGTATTTCATTTACAAGCTaatacaaatatacataaatatttccctttttttaaagattttattcatttggtggggggggagcaggaagcatcaactccatatgtgccttgaccaggcaagcctagggttttgaactggcgtcCTCAGCGTTCCGGGTCAATGCTCCAACCATTGCACCACCGCCGGTCAGGCAATGTTTCCCTTTTTTATACACAATTGGCAGCATATTATAAATGCTGTTCTGAGTCTTGCTTTttcacttaactttttttttttcttttcagggaccttaataactttaaatgtctTTAAGGCTTGTAACATGGCTTTACTATTGCCAGCTTTCTCCAAATCACTTAACATTTCTTAAAGATCAGAAGATCCAACACATAAagttctttaatctttttttttttacaattttatttattaattttacagaaggaggaggtgagaagtatcatctcacagttgcttcacttcagttgatgactgattgattgctttttgtatgtgccttgaccaggcaagtccagggttttgaaccagcagcctcagcattccaggtcgacacatctgctgtgccaccacaggccaggcctcagtctattttttaaacagctgtaaaaataatttattttttgaaatgtattcCATTAGGtcataattaatttaattttttcttgatagccattagtttatttttaatgttttcctgtTACAAAAATGCTTCACTGAGTAGCCTTATATATTACTCATTTTGAAAGTGGGAGTATATCTGTAAGATACATTATTAGTAGAAGTACTGGGtcaaaagaagcctgaccaggcagtgctgcagtggatagaatgtctgcctgggaccctgaggactcaggtttgaaaccccgatgtcactggcttgagcgtgagatcataggcatgactccatggttgctggcttgagcgaggggtcactggctctgctggagcaccccctcatcaaggcacatatgagaaagcaatcaatgaacaactagggtgccacaactatgagttgatgcttctcatctctctttctgtctgtctgtctctttctgtcccgccctcactaaaaaaagggggggaatatgCAGTGAAAAGATTAGACAAGCCAAAATTGAAGAGCATTCCCTATAAAATACCTGACTCTTCAAAACTGTCAAGattatggggccctggccggtaggcacAGTGGTAgtagcttgtggatgtcctggatccaactacccatcagggcacacaggagaagcgaccatctgcttctctacccctctccctcttgcttctctctctctctctctctctctctctctctctctcttctcccgcagccatgacttgattgagcaagttggctccaagtgctgaggatggctccatggcctctgcctaaggtgctaagtaaagctctgttgctgagcaacggagcaacaccccagatgagcagagtattgccccatagggggcttgctgggtggatcctggtcagggcgctagcagtctgtctgtgcctcccctcctctcacttagtaaataataataataaattttaaaaaaagtttatagaaaataagaaaagacaaaTTCTTAGATCTTAGAAGAGCAAAGAGACATGATAGCTAAATGCAGTGTGACGTCTTAAATTGGTTCTTGgaacagaaaaaaggacaaagactagaatttagttaataataacatACCAGTGTtggctttttagtttgttttttttctattgatttgagagacagagagaaagggaagggggagagaagttggaaggggaagggggaacagCATCAACTTActgcttcacttagttgttccatttagttgtgcactcatggattgcttctcctgtgtgccctgacccaagaTTGAACTTGTGGCCTCAGAGCATTGGGACAATGTTTTATCCATTCAAGTAGCCACCTAGTCAAGGCCTGACTTCTTAGTTTTGACATGTCTTTATTTTGTATCTGCAACTTTTCTGAAAAtgtgaaattttctttaaaaatttactctTTAGAAAAGAGCATTAGTGAAAAAACAGTTGAAATCCTTATAAAGCCTGTAGTAGAGTTAATAGTATTGTACCAATGTTAAAACCTTAGTTTTTACAAATGTCCCATGGTTATTAAGATGCCAACATTTGGGAAAGCTGTGTGAAGAGTAATAATACAGGAACCCTCTGTTATTCTtgtaacttttcaaaaaaaaatttttttattgaatttagagagggaggaggacagagagagagagaaacattgatttgtagttccacttatttatgcattaattttctgattcttagatatgccctgaccaaaaatcaaactcacaaccttggcatatcaggataacGCTGAACTAGCGGGCCAAGGCTTAACTTAAGACTTTTCGTATGAAAAATGGTTGTTTAGCTTAAATAAGATACTAATATTGTGAGATTCAAATGAAATGGATATGAagcatggtatatatatataccatgacTCTGGGTGTTTTTGACAAGTCCCTGTGTAGTGCCATTAATACTGCAATTTACCTTCTTGCAATTAAAAGTACAAATCAACCATTTCCataaaaatttgtctttttttttttttttacagagacagagagagtcagagagaaggatagacagggacaggcagacaggaacggagagatgagaagcatcaatcattagtttttcgttgcgcattgtgacaccttagttgttcattgattgctttctcatatgtgccttgaccacgggccttcaacagaccgagtaaccccttgctcaagccagcaaccttgggctcaagctggtgagcttttgctcaaaccagatgagcccgcgctcaagctggcgacctcggggtctcaaacctgggtcctccacatcccagtccgacgctctttccactgcaccaccgcctggtcaggcacaatttgtctatttcttaactatttttgaaagatttagATTCCTATTCTGAGAGGAAAGAATCATTCTGTCTTTgtataactttaatatttttcttgttttatttatagactGCCAAGATCATGTAGGCCGGTGTGAATCTTCTTTGACTGTGAGATATTGGTAGGAGCTTTGCCATTGACTGGCCAAGAAGGAGGATGCAGAAATGTGTCCATTGTTACTCTGTGGAGTTCAAACTTCGGAAGACTTTGATTTAAGCAGTAACATTTACTCTGTAAATGATTATGTCTTCACCTGTCCTCTATGATCATCACAAACTAATGAAACACAAACTAATGAAACAGCTCTTTATGTCTTATGAATTTAGGTTACACCATTTTCTAGATGCTCTGGCAGCTGAAACAGGTAGGATTGGGCTGGATGTTGTGAGTAAGGGTGGAAGGGAAAGTActaacatttcccatttttcaGCTGTTGCTCAAGTTAAACATCTTGTGCATGTAAAGATTAGGTTAATTGATCTAGGTTGTTGTATCAAACATGATTGAACCTAGAGAAATGCTTTAGTTGTTAcattaggattttttaaaatatatagagataTGAAAGGCAATGTTTCCTCCACTTTCATTTTGTTTGAGAGCTTAAACTGATGTGTTTGAGAGTACTGTTTGAAAATAGGGGATAGCTTCTTCATGTTTCAGTTTCTGCAGTAAATACCATAAGTGATTTTAACtctggtgtgtttgtgtgtgtgtgtgtgtgtatatgtactcATGCTGATGGGCTTATTGTCTTTTCTAGGGACTTGTGAAAAATGGAACCAAACTCTCTGAGAACTAAAGTCCCAGCTTTCTTATCTGATTTGGGGAAGGCCACATTGAGGGGAATCAGAAAGTGTCCCCGATGTGGCACATACAATGGAACCCGGGGACTGAGCTGTAAGAACAAGACTTGTGGAACCATATTCCGCTATGGTGCACGGAAGCAGCCTAGTGTGGAAGCTGTCAAAATCATAACAGGCTCTGATCTACAGGTCTACTCGGTGCGGCAAAGGGATCGGGGCCCTGATTACCGATGCTTTGTGGAGCTGGGTGTTTCAGAGACAACAATCCAGACAGTAGATGGGACAATCATCACTCAGCTGAGCTCTGGACGGTGTTATGTCCCTGCCTGCCTGAAAGCTGCCACCCAGAGTGTTGTGGAAAACCAATGCCAGCATATCAAGTTGGCAGTAAACTGCCAGGCAGAGGCCACCCCTCTGACTCTAAAGAGCTCAGTCCTGAATGCAATGCAGGCCTCCTCGGAAACCAAGCAAACCATCTGGCAGTTGGCCACAGAACCCACAGGTCCCCTTGTGCAGAGAATTACTAAAAACATTTTGGTGGTGAAATGTAAGGCAAGCCAGAAGCATAGTTTGGGGTACTTGCATACATCTTTTGTGCAGAAAATCAGTGCCAAAAGCTTGCCTGAGCGCCGTTTCTTCTGCTCCTGCCAGACTCTGAAATCACACAAGTTGAATGCTTCCAAGGATGAGGCAGCACAGAGATGCATTCATTTCTTTGCTTGCATCTGTGCCTTTGCCAGTGATGAGACATTGGCTCAGGAATTCTCAGACTTCTTAAATTTTGATTCCAGCGGTAGGTGGTATGGTTAACTCTGTTTTCTAAAATGACAATGAAAGAGTCCCACTGATGGCATTTGGAGATTGTCCTAGCAACCTTCAAAAGCAGTTGCTAGATAATTCAATAAAAAGCATTCCTTCTTTTAATCCCAGTCAGCACTTACATaaaggttggttggttggttagttGATTAGTTGAAATCATGATCAAGAGACTCGGACATTTTCATTGAGACAGTGAATCTAGTAAAGTTAGCTCCTTTGATTTCTTGACTCTTTCACAGATGCcctatgtaaataataaaaacaaccaaaaaatcccttttcttttggcttgtttgcttgtttcttatCTCTGAAAATGGGGAAAACAAGTACCTTGCTCAAAAGAAAACCTTTAGTTTATAAATCAAGTCTTTTGCTGCAgttaacatatttttatcttataagtgctttttattttcatttctcaatCATCTTTAGTTGGCAGTAGCtcccaacttttttttctaatttattgattttagagagagatttgttattccacttatttatgttggttgattcttttcttttttaagatatattttatttttttaaatgttattcagtttttttagagagagagagagagagagagaaagagaagggaaggagcagaaagcatcaactcccatatgtgccagggttttaaaccggtgacctcagcgttgcCAGGTcaaacactttatccactgccccaccacaggtcagacctgttgattgattcttgtatgttcctttgactggggatctaacctgcaaccttggcatatcaggatgacactctaaccaactgagctacctggccagggaagtAGCTTccaactttttagttttatatttcgCTGTAGAGCCCTCTGTCAAGTTAATGTTATATGAACAAAAACATGTTTTGGGctgttctttagattttatttatttatttttagagagagagaagggggggaggagcaggaagcatcaactcccatatgtgccttgaccaggcgagcccagggttttgaactggcgacctcagcattccaggtcgatgttttatccactgctccaccacaggtctggGCTGTCCTTTAAAGGAACTTTTTTTATCAGAtccacaatcttttttttaaattaaatttattggttgacattggttaataacataagTTTCAAGCATACAatcctataatacatcatctgtatattgcactgtgtactCACCACCCATATAATCTAGTCTCctgtatatttgaccccctttactctcttcatCATCCTCCCACCACTTTCCCCTCCACTAACCTTCAAACTgttgtccaggggtccccaaactacagcccgcgggccgcatgcggccccctaaggccatttatccggcccccaccgcacttccgggaggggcacctctttcattggtggtcagtgagaggagcacgttgaccatctcattagccaaaagcaggcctatagttcccattgaaatactggtcagtttgttgagttaaatttacttgttctttattttaaatattgtatttgttcccgttttgtttttttactttaaaataagatatgtgcagtgtgcataggaatttgttcatagttttttttatagtctggccctccaacggtctgagggacagtgaactgcccccttgtgtaaaaagtttggggacccctgttgttgtctgtgtctataaattcttttgttttattgtttctttctttctgttttatatcccacatgagtgaaatcatatgctttttgtccttttccatctgacttattttgttaagcatgatactctcaagatctATCCGTGTTGTTGCAAATGTCATTATTTCAGTGTttcttatggctgcatagtattccatcatatagATGTACTACATATTCTTtctccagtcatctactgaaggacacttaggttgtttccatgtcttggccactataaataatgctgcagtgaacataggggtacataaagctttacaaataaatgttttcaaattatttgagtagatatccagaagagggattgctggatcatatagtagctctattcttaattttttgagtaacttACATACTGTCTTCTGTAGTGGCTGTGCCAGtttacattcacaccagcagtatatgaagagttctttttttctacAACCTCTCCAATGGCAATCACTCCATTGTTTGGGGATttggatttttataaattaatttttctcttaagtAGAGATTCATACTTCCTCTTAGATATTAATAActcagaaatctgtatatttTAGGTCTTAAAGAGATTATTGTGCCCCAATTGGGTTGCCATTCAGAATCAACAGTATCAGCTTGTGAGTCTACTCCATCTAagacaaagaagaggaaaaaggatgAATTATCTGGTGAGAAgctgtttggtttgtttgtttgatggTGTTATTGTTACAGATTGTTTTACATTTGTTTCATTGAATCTCAGCAATTATAAGaaacagggttttttttggtttgttttttataaataaatttttattaattttaatggggtaacatcaataaatcagggtacatatatattcaaagaaaacatgtccaggttatcttgtcattcaattatgttgcatacccatcacccaaagtcagattgtcctccgtcacctgtctagttttctttgtgcccctccccttcccccaagaAACAGTTTTTATGGGTTCTTTTCCCTGAATAAGTATTACTTTCCTTTGATCATTATTTGACCAGTCAAGCTAGAGTTGGTTTTACTGGCTAAATATAAGATCAAACCAAATTCAACTCTTATTATGGAATATGTTTGTTCAtcccttaaaccagtggtcctcaaccttttttgggccatggaccagtttaatgtcagaaaatattttcatggaccggcctttagggtgggacggataaatgtatcacgtgaccgagacaagcgtcaagagtgagtcttagacagatgcaacagagggaatctggtcatttttaaaaaataaaatatcattcagacttaaatataaataaaatgggtataatgtaagttatttattctttctctgcggacccttaccaaatggcccatgggctggtaccagtctgcggctcaggggttggggaccactgccttaaacatTCAGACCAGTCTTACACTCTAACCTGCCTTAGGACGGGGTTATGAAGTTTTTATCTgtagaatgtttttaaaaggttGGGAAAATAATTCATTGTATTTTCCATACTAATGTGAAAATATAGTTTATTACTTgcatttttctgtaaagagctcagaaaagtaaaatgttatatataaaggCTAATGCTAATTTCTTCTAGACACTGAAGTTAAATTAGAAATTGTCAAAAACTTTTTATGTTTTAGCCTCTTCAGAAATTAGTGTAAAATCTATTTAATACTCTACAAACATATTATTAAGCACTATAATAATTTATGCTTTAGGTGTACAGATGAACAGTTCACTGTTGCCTCAAGAGTCAGTGAGCAGTAATCTAAGGAAAAGTGGCCTGAAAAAGCCTGTGGTTGCTTCTTCATTAAAAAGGCAGGGTAAGTTTCCCCTCCCCAGAATAggttaaaaaggtagaaaatcaTCCAAAAGAAGGTAAAAGCAATAAATCCAAAAAAAACATTGCATGGTGTCCCCCAAGGAATGCTAAGATAAACACTTGATGACACTGAGGCTAAAGTCAAAAGggtagggaacctttttggctgagagagccatgaacgccacatattttaaaatgtaattccgcgagagccatacaatgacccgtgtacgttatgcatta
It includes:
- the C3H2orf42 gene encoding uncharacterized protein C2orf42 homolog isoform X1, with product MEPNSLRTKVPAFLSDLGKATLRGIRKCPRCGTYNGTRGLSCKNKTCGTIFRYGARKQPSVEAVKIITGSDLQVYSVRQRDRGPDYRCFVELGVSETTIQTVDGTIITQLSSGRCYVPACLKAATQSVVENQCQHIKLAVNCQAEATPLTLKSSVLNAMQASSETKQTIWQLATEPTGPLVQRITKNILVVKCKASQKHSLGYLHTSFVQKISAKSLPERRFFCSCQTLKSHKLNASKDEAAQRCIHFFACICAFASDETLAQEFSDFLNFDSSGLKEIIVPQLGCHSESTVSACESTPSKTKKRKKDELSGVQMNSSLLPQESVSSNLRKSGLKKPVVASSLKRQACCQVLDEAQVTLSFQDWLASVTERIHQTMHYQFDGKPEPLVFHIPQSFFDALQQRISIGSTKKRLPNSTTAFVRKDALPLGTFSKYTWHITNILQVKQILDTPEMPLEITRSFIQNRDGTYELFKCPKVEVESIAETYGRMEKQPVLRPLELKTFLKVGNTSPDQKEPTPFIIEWIPDILPQSKIGELRIKFEYGHHRNGHVAEYQDQRPSLGQPLELAPLTTITFP
- the C3H2orf42 gene encoding uncharacterized protein C2orf42 homolog isoform X2, which translates into the protein MEPNSLRTKVPAFLSDLGKATLRGIRKCPRCGTYNGTRGLSCKNKTCGTIFRYGARKQPSVEAVKIITGSDLQVYSVRQRDRGPDYRCFVELGVSETTIQTVDGTIITQLSSGRCYVPACLKAATQSVVENQCQHIKLAVNCQAEATPLTLKSSVLNAMQASSETKQTIWQLATEPTGPLVQRITKNILVVKCKASQKHSLGYLHTSFVQKISAKSLPERRFFCSCQTLKSHKLNASKDEAAQRCIHFFACICAFASDETLAQEFSDFLNFDSSGLKEIIVPQLGCHSESTVSACESTPSKTKKRKKDELSGVQMNSSLLPQESVSSNLRKSGLKKPVVASSLKRQACCQVLDEAQVTLSFQDWLASVTERIHQTMHYQFDGKPEPLVFHIPQSFFDALQQRISIGSTKKRLPNSTTAFVRKDALPLGTFSKYTWHITNILQVKQILDTPEATLPQIKRSQPLSSSSGSQISFLNLRLVSCGSSLSMVTTGMGMWQSTKTSAPPLASPWNWPL